The stretch of DNA TTTTGATGAAAGAGTAGTTCCAGGGCAGTATCAGAATTCCCTGCATTGGTGCCACACGGCCTGATTCTTCTATGAAGAAGAAATACATGAAGATGAAAAAAGATCTATAATgattttgactgaatactgtGCTTTCTAATCCTGAAGGGGCATAACTGTTTTCACTGTGAGGTTTTTAAGATTCAACAAAAATTCTTTCTTGCCAAACATAATCGCTTTGAAGCATGTCTGATTgtgattgtttttcatttttgtttggtttaatgtaGAGTATTTTGTATCACTTCTGTATCCATAATTTGTATATTCctaatgttattattatgatgatgattCTGATTAATTATTATGCTTATTATAATGATTCCATTCCAACAATGAGGATCAAAGACCAGCACGCTTTCCTGTAAGATGCCAGCTGTAAAGCTCAAGCTCACTGGTACAAACTGATCAAATGCAGCCAATAAATTCTGCAGTTCAGTCCTAATGTACAATATAGGTATTCATATGGTGACAGGTTTTATCATGTAACTAATAACCATTTGCTGCTTTTGCATCGAAACCCCAGTGGTGTATGGTAGCAAAGCAGTAAATAATATTCAGACAGTTCATtgtatttacttatttacaccACTGCTGCAGTATTTTCTCTCAGCCAATCTTCAGTGTGACCCCCACACGTTACATGCCGAAATTAACAAATTACAGTACATCCTTGGTTTAACGTTGTCAAGGGGATAGGcaaaaaatgtgtgtaaatCTATTTGTTTCTACATGTATTATTTCTCCCTGTGTGTCTCAGCAAAAAGTAAAACATACTAATAGCTGAGTTGAATTGCCATTATCCTAATATTAGAATAACACCAAACAGGAACTGTGCCTGCTTGCCCTGTCTGGAGAAAGGAAAAAGGCTTGCTGAGAATAATTATCAGTAAACATTGTCACAACAATGATCTACATTTCAATTTAGAAGGTGAGGGAATTGGCGGACTTGACTTACCGTGACTCTCCTGACACATTCAGCATTGTCAAGCAACAGTTGATCATGTTTGTACCAAAGGGAGCTCACGCTGCCTTGTGCTATTGGTCTGTCCTGTGCAATGATATATGGCCTTGTGCATGGTGGTAGCACCAGATCAGCAATCAAAAGGGAGATCACCAACTATATAACATGAACTGTGACCAATGACGAATGATTACTATAAGCAAAGAATTTATAGAATGGACATGAGTTTATAAAAATGTGCATTGTATGTATTCTATTTCTATTGGCTGTCTATAGACTTGTGTTGATCGTTAGCTCTTGGGATGTTTTGGGGGAACAGGAGAGGGGAGGAACATTGTCCCCATACTACTGAAACAGTGTTTTGCTCAGGCCTGATGAATCCTTtcgtatttgtttttgttttatttgtattttcccTTAGTTGGATGAGTTGAACAGAGAGTGATTTGCAAAGATGAAGGACATGAAGAGTTGAGGACTAtgacaaagagaaaaataacatttccccttgaagaaaaaaattaaaaaaatcaatggcTGTTTTGCGTCCTCATGTTGTATGGACTGTATGTTTATAAGAGGCCCATCATAAATCATGTAATAACACAATAGTTGTATTTGGCAGGATCACACTTAATAACCCAGCAAGCTTGTTCTAGATttctaaacatttttaatacctTATTACAAGGTAGCATCATAACAAATTGCATTAGCCGACACAGAGATACACAAAAAGATACCGGCAAACAATAAGCTACTACAATTAGGAAACAGTTCCCCCTACGTCTAGAGGGCAGTGCAATCCCACCATGTACTGACCAGTTCAGCACCATGTGACAGGTGGCATGATTAGGTCCTCTTATCTTATGATGTAATGCAGATTAactttttatttacaaatgTGGTCATTTCTGTTAAAGCATTTTTTTAGCATTTCAGTTTTTAGTGCTTCTAACAGGCAGGCCTATATTTTTAAACTAACACAAcattgaatttaaaaaaaattaactaaaTACTTttattgaattaaaaaaacCCTCAGCAATCAAGTGGTGTGACAAAactaatggttgtctgtctatatttgccctgcgatggacctGTCCAGGACGTACCCGCCTCTCGCTCAGCAGAAGATGGATGGTAAAACTCTGATAGACCTGGCAGAGTGTAGCATCGATGTTGGAGCTACCTGCATGTACTCAGGAGTGCTCGCAAATATGTTTAGAGTAAACAAGACTGCACCTCTTGCTTCATTCATTTGACTCAGATTAATAAGTGATCTTCATGAAGTGCACAGCGGCGAGTGCAAACCCTGCAGCAACTTTGCAGTAACAAACGGGTGTTGGCCTACTGGGCTTATCACTAAAAATCAGATTCTTCTTAGAGACCtggtgacacagacacagcaaaaagctatcaaatacataaatacataaagaGCAGGATTGAGACTCCCTCTTTGTTTTACACTGTCTAAGTAATCACACTCACTGAGATCTCCAGCAGGAATTCCTCCCCTGCTCAGTGCTCCGCTCTGTCTTTATCTTAGTGGCATCAGACAAAAAGCTGGATGTGTTCAGCTTcaacaaagataaaaaataaagagcaaagataccattgttaaaaaaaaactaagtaaATACAAATCACAATTCAAGTGTGAATGACTTGCACATGAGACGTGTAAAgtgactacagtatgtgggtaCAGGTGTTGCTTAAAGTGTGAGAACATGTATTGGGTGAAACCACTACTAAGTAAATCATGCCTGCTGTCCTGATCTGTGAGAAGACGAGGGCATCAGAGAAGCTTGCAGAAATGATATTAAGTGTAAAAAAATGAGAATGAAAGCATGCAAAGTATTTCAGGCTGAGTGGCTGATGTTGTGAACTCGTTCCTCAGATAACAGTCCTCGAGTCTGCGTGTACTgaacctgagcaacaacaaTTTACAGAAATCAGGAGTAAAGCTTTTCTGCTGCTTGACTGAGCCCAAATATTGATATAAGATCTTGAAAAGTTACTGCTTCCTGCAGACCGAACTGTTCTGTTTAGCACTTTTGAACCTCACACTTCAATCTTCAGCAACAGCACAACTAgacttgtcttctttctttgttatcacaaagaagaaaaaagcagaataaaaaagGAGAGATTTGTTTGCATTTGAATGACAAGTCAAAAAGGTCAAGAAACCCTGTGCCTCACTATTTTAGTAGGAAGCTACAGATATAAAATGCAACTGTGTAATATTCTTCCCATCAGGGGTCACCACAGCGAATCATCCTTTTCCACCTCACTCTATCCTGAGCATCTTCTGCGGTCACACCAGCCTACCCTCCTCTGTCACATCCATGTATCTCATTATTGGTCATCCTCTTGCCCTCTGGTCTGGTAGCTCAGTCTCCAACATCTTtataccaatatattcactttccctcctctgcacatgtccaaaccatctcaatctggcctctctgactttgtcaCTAACACAGCCAGTGAGCCGTCCCTGTGATGTGCTCGTTCCTCATTCTGTTCAACCTCGTCACTTCTAAGGAGAACCTCAACATCTCTGCTACGTCCATCTCAGCTTCTTGTCTCTTCCAGTGCCTTGTCTATATTACTGATAGTATTTTGAGTTGATCTCCTACCATGTTGTGTATGCAGGCAAACCCTTCAAGGACCCCTGGTTTCTTTTGAATTTGTTCAAACTACttattttgtcatttgaaaAATGAAGTaaccacagcagcagtgctTGAGCAATTCGTTCCGGTTTGACACATATTTCTACACTGATTCCAATTCTGCAACCATTAGTGTAACAACACTTCCTTGTTGTACAaggaaatacagtaaaaagtTAAGCTCCTCATTCTCAGTCACTTTATCTCTAGTTTTGTTTCTACAAGTAAAAAAGTGAAAGTCACAATAATTCCATATTTATTACTGATTTTTCTTGTTCAACAACTGTAAAGTTGCTGTAAAacattgttattttttgtttaaaagcatttaaaagctttttgaacatatttcaattttttttcttgttcacCTATACTCATTAAAAGGTGCAAAGTGAAAACTGACTGTGGATGTGTGAGTGCATGGAGGAACACGTACATATAAACAGTGATACTGTATTCATTTAACTGCAGAGAGAAGTAGCATAGTCACAAAGCAAGTAGTGAATATTACTCTGGGGTGTCATGGTTACAATAGTATAAGTTGGTCGTAAGATAAATACCATGTAACCAAACCCTAATACCCATAAGAATACTACACAATACTACAAACATACCTTTCAAGCTGCGATGGGTTAGACTGGGTGTGTTGGGGCAGTGGTGGATCAAGAGTTCACCTGGCAACCAAAGAAGGCATGAAAGGGATGCAAACCTTCCTGTTAGTGAATTAAGACGCCGAGTTATATTTTTAAAGAAAGTCGTGCTAATGAAGTACAatgaaatacatacagtatgcacatacaatacaaaatatGTGTAGAAAAAATATTAGGTACCGTCTCTAACTGAGATAAGTAGACAACGAAAATCACCAGTTTGTTTATAACCAGTGAAACCTTAAGGCGCGCCTCTAAAACACTAACGTCCTTTATGTAACGATTGAATGGGGGATTAGACTTATCGGGTGAGACAGTGAGACCACGCCTACCTGTTGAGGCCGTGACGTCACTTGGTTCGACAGCGATGGGAACTAGAGCGAGCGCTGGTGAGTTTCCCCCAAACCAATAAAAATATCACATTCCTGCTTTGTCACTTCAACAGGGAAGTAGGCAGGGTTTAAAAAGGCGTCCGCGGTAGTTGCCACATTTATTACTAGTTCAGTGTTTCTAAAGGCTGCGTCTGGTCGGGTTTGACATCTTGTTGACGGACGTGTAAGTAGTAAATTAGTTTTCGCTCTACTTGTCCGCAGCCGTGCTGCTGTACACACTGTAGCTAGCTAGCGCGACGATTACAAGCTAGGCGCTGTTTGCTAGCAGTTTGGATTAGTTGCACGTCAGACCCTGCTATTCAGGTATTGTTAAAACAACGCGTGAAGCTGAGGGCTGATGACGAGGTGGTTTTATTAGCCAGATCAGCTGTGTTAGCTACGCTCAGTGACTTACTGTAAATGCCGCAGAGCTCATCCCGTCTTTCTTCCTGGACGGTTAGCTAAATATCAATGAAACGTTCGTTCTCGAGCACAGAAACATGACTTAAATCCGTGTTCTCTTGAAATGTCAGCTGAAGCATTGACTTGCTGCTTTGCAGTGAGGGTTAGCAGTGATCTGCTGGAGAGTTTGATCAGCTTCAATATCATTATTGATCAGATCTGCGTGTGATCAATGAGAGGTAAACCGTAAAGCTACGGCGACGATTGTTAATTGCAGCTGTTTATTGACATCCTAGTGGACGTCATTCTTCAGCAGTTCAGAAATGTGACTTAAAAAGAGGTTTAAACGCCAATAACATCCAATGAAGAAGTGTCTTCCAGTGCATTCTAACCAATGCGAGAAGATGTACAGTACCAGGAATAATGGGATAAACATCCCACATTCTGTCTTGCACTGCTTGTAAAACACTGCAATTGCTGTCAAAAAAGTCTTGAATTAATTGTCTGGATACTTAtacagatttttctttttagaaAATATATTGGTTACTAATAAATATTCAGGATGCACTGAACAAACCACAATTCCAAAGTTTAATGTGCTTTGTAGCTATGTTTTAGGCCCTACCTCATATGTCAGgtcattctgtgtttgtgtttcacacaATTACCAGAAGTACCCAGCAGAAAGTCACCTGATCAAACAGCATTCAGAAGAGGAGCCACACAAACACCCCCTTCAGGTGTAGCTGTGTACCTACCTGTGCATGTTCTGTGTTCTCTAAAAAATTAACGTGACTGCACATTAGTGATGTTTAGCGCTAAGCAGGTTAATAGGTTTTGTAAATTCACTTTAGATAAGCCTGTGTTTGACTTCTTAGTCACTGTTTTAACATGTGAAAGAACACGTGATTTTAagacatttttttctgttttctttttagaaAAAATGAGCAGCCTCCCGCTTTCTCGCTCCGAGGTGTTTGGAGAACTGAGGAAGGAGCTGCATGATGATGAGGAGTTCCATCAGTCAGACGTTCATATCTTCATCATCATGGGCGCTTCAGTAAGTGCAATGATATAATTAAGTCAGCAACAGTAGTTCGTAGCAAGTTAGTTTAGTTTTACGTAGAATCTTAATTTCATTGGAGTGAAACCAAGATAGCTGTtatagtttgcttttgttttttggcaCATTTGTTATGTAAATTGACTTGAATAAGACTTTTTTGGCCATACTAGGCATCTGTGTTGAAATCTTGAAAAGACTGTGCAACAAGTTGCACATTTGTATAGGGAAATGTTGAAAGCTACTACTTTCATCAGTCTtatgcaaacaaacatttccaACTTTCAAAACCCTATAAATGGGGCAGTCAAAGATGTCAAGGTTCCTCCAGATCCTTTAGTCCAAGGACAGTTTTCTAACACAGTCATAGATAGGGTGGACTATTTAATCAATCTATAGTCATGTGTTAAACTGGGAAAAAAATTGAAAGCAATTCATATATACAAAGCCGTGCttgaaataaaaactgaacaaaaactatatttttattagttttaaattatttgatGAAATGTGAATCTTCCCCACATCCATCAGACCGTACAATACAGCACTGCAGTAATGTTAATTACATggtgtacttttttttttttttttactgttttgcaACTACGAGCATATGTGTAATATTCTTCACTCCTTACTTAAATTCACTTTAATACCTAGTTTATAgttgttctgttttgtctttttttttgatAATGTCTATGGCTGCTTTGAACAAACGAATCTCTCCCTTTGTGGGATAAATACTCGTATCGTAAATCAAACCAACTGGTATAACTTAGCACAGTGTTTAATCGTGGGTGATCCATTCCTAAAATAAATTTTCTTGTGATtacttattttttaaaaaaaacctgagGTCTTCATTTTTAATCTGTTGTCATGCTCAGGTTTTGATTTCTATTTTTGAACAAATGGCTACATAAGAAGAAAATCTCTTTGCAAAGTAATGTGGCGCCACAACTGATTTTTTGCAGTGTCACTGAGTATCAGCAGTTTTCTTTCAATctgatacagtaaaacaaacagctaGAAGCACAATGCAAACTGTCCAACTCTGTGCCTTATCTACGGCACAGGGTTGGACAGTATGTATTGTGATTctagctgtttgttttgtgctaaTTGGTGTACAATGGATGCTTTTTAAACATAGATCTTTTAATGTTTAGTTatagataaataaatgcatACATATATGAATCTATTGCTAAACATTAGTTTAATACCTAATATATTTACTGGTGCTTATTTGGTAGTTTTTGCCATTTAGCCTTGTGAGGTGTTGGACTGATTATAGTTCCTGTTATGGAAATGTATTAAATAGGTTTTCCCAACTATAAAACTTCTAACTACACTTCTCTAATGTTGCTCTTACTGATCACTTGTAATTGATGAcctgtgtgcgcgcatgtgcgtgtgtgcacatgtgtctGCAGCAGTCTATAGGAGTTGTATACGGGCTATACTATGTGAAAGCAGTGAATGTCTTGCCTCAGACTCCCCTGTACAGTGTGTGGTTAGCACTTGTGCCTCGTGGGTGCTGTGCAAATCCTAAAATGAGAGCAGCCATCCAACATGTTGAACTGCATAATCTTAATGCTTTAGTATACTCAactcaattcagttttatttataaagtgcCAAGTCACAACAtattatctcaaggcacttttcAAGGTAAGGTTCaggaccttacacaactaaacctaacaaaTTCCACATACAGTGGGTTGATATAGAATagtggtaataataataataacaaataattaaGTCTAACAAATGTACtggttaaataataaattattgtaCTTCTGATTGTGTTTAACCTATAGGGGGATTTGGCTAAAAAGAAAATCTATCCAACTCTATGGTAAGTGAACCTCTAATATTAATAGCCTCCAGAGCATGTTTAAAAATATTACACTAATCTGATGtggcctttttttaaatttttgggTATAGGTCGTGTATTCTGTTgtgcgtttttcttttttaaatttatttattttattctctcttctctcttagGTGGTTGTTTAGAGATGGCCTCCTTCCTGAGCAGACACATTTTGTGGGCTTTGCTCGTTCTGACTTGACAGTCGATTCCATCCGGTCTtcttgtctgccctatttaaaGGTAAATCTATGAAAATGTAATgttattaaaacaattaaaagcaaAGGTAAAAGTGGAGACAAAATAGAACACAAAGCTGGCATGAAGTAGATAATGGACTTGTTTTGCACTGTATACAGAAGTAAGGCCATGAATACATCCAACCGTTACTTCTAATGGCTAAAGAAGCTTGCAGTTGTTTTGTGGCTATTTATTATCCGTGTTGTTAGTAGTCTGCTTCTGCTGCCCCCATGTGGCCAGTAAATTTTACACAAGGTCAGCTTGTGTAAAGCACAATAATTACAGCAGTCTGgagatttaaaaatatatttttttaaagtctACGTGTTGACTCCAAAGGTTAATTAATGCATGCAATAAAAACACTCTAAAATAGGTGATGGATACAGAAGCAGAGCGCCTGTCAGCCTTTTTCAGCAGAAACACGTATATCAGTGGCAAATATGGCGATGATGCTTCCTTCTCCAAACTCAACAAACACATCCTGTCTCTGCCCGGGGGAGCCGAGGGAAATCGTCTCTTCTACCTGGCCCTGCCGCCGACAGTCTACCATGATGTTACCAAGAACATCAAGCATCACTGTATGAGCACAAAGTCAGTACTTttcaatttagtttatttatatagaactaaatcacaacaaaaatAATCTGAAGGCActtttcaaatgttttcagATTTTACGCTGAACACTTGCGcttactactgtactactacattatcaaaaggaaaacaaaatttAAACCTAGTTTAAAAAGTACAAAGGGTGTCTGCTTATCAAATCTAAACTGGAGGCTGGTTCAATAAGAGGAaggcttggtagctaaaggctctacctcccattctacattttgAAACTCTCAAAACACAAGGAGACCAGTGTTCTGATGGAAGAATAAGAAGCTCTTTAAGATAAAATGAGTTTTATCATTATGTGCTTTAGAGAggaatttttatattttatcgtAGATTTTATACATAGCCAATGGAGAGAAGCTTATGTAGAAGAAATGTGACCTCTCTTCCTAAGTCCAGTTACAGTAGaactctgctgcagcattttaaattaactggaggctttttaaagaTTTATTGAGACATCCTCTACTACCCTAGCCTAGAGGGAACAAATGCTTCTATAATATTCCTCTGAGAAAGCATGTTCTTTAATTTTACCAATATTCCTAAGAGGAGAAATCTTAgtcatagatagatagatagatagatagatagatagatagatagatagatagatagatagatagatagatagatagatagatactgTAGATATAGTGAGTTTGTTATTGAAAATTATGGAATCATCACCTCAAATGTAGCAACAGCATCTGCATCTTCAGAAGTTAATGTCAAATGGTCAGGGTTTTGGGGAAGTCCTATTAAATGATCAATTTCAACCTAAGGAAAAAGGAGAATGGTAAATGATGGTAAACACATTGGTTTGAGTTCCACAATCTGGATCAGAGAGACTAACATTGTTAGAATTCGTTATATTTGCTTTAAGTTTAATAAGTCTGATTATATATTCATGCTACTCCTACACCTCGACCCGtgcttctaggaacatgattaTTGATGTAACTTAGTGGAGTCGACTCATTCAAACAAATGTATTCAAACTAACACGACCAACCATCAATTGTGTTTTTGAAGCAGAAAACCTTCCCTGTACTGTAGAATTCATTGTGTAAAATCTCTTGAGCAACTTCAGATAGGCTGGTAAAAACTTGGGAACCAACAACTAGTATCATGCACACattcttttgctgttttgtaTTGGCTACATTCAAAGCTCTTGTTACTTCCTTACTGTGCAACAATGTACTCTATTATGTCAATGTGTAAAAACTTTTCTTGGCATTGGTCCTCTTCTAGCTATTTTCTTTATGTGTTTGAGTATACAAGTCATGACCGCGGTATATGTTGCTTGTTTTACCTTGGTCTAGTCAAATCATTCCCTAACTGCCCATCTGGAGTTCTCTCATTAAATGTGTCACATTATGTGAGTGAGGAGAGTAGCAAGAAACTTTGCTATTACTGTAGGTGACTTGGTTGCTGTCTTTTGTGCGTTGTGTAGAGGCTGGAACAGAGTGATTGTGGAGAAACCATTTGGACATGACCTGCAGAGCTCTGAAGAGCTGTCCActcacctctcctccctcttcactgAAGATCAGATCTACCGTATAGATCATTACCTGGGCAAAGAAATGGTGCAGAATCTCATGGTGCTCAGGTAGGAACTATCTTCAtctttgtttcatttgatgCCTTGTAAAGATTCTCCCTGTCAGAAGTTGGAAATAGTATTAAGTGTTCCGGGTGAATGTGCAGACTTTTTGGGCCAGATCAACATTTATTATAGGTTACACCCCTGTGTGACCTTCAATAATATCTATGCAGGGTGCCACCCTGCTGACCTGATGAAGAGCATCAGTAGCCACACTATACAGTATGGTTTTGTGATTTGAATTATGCAACAGGTTATCAGCTGTTATGAATATTGACAGTAGTTATGTGATGTTCATTGCAGGTTTGGGAACCGAATCTTTGGGCCAATCTGGAACAGGGACAGTGTGGCTTGCGTTGTCCTCACTTTTAAGGAGCCGTTCGGCACTCAGGGACGAGGGGGCTACTTTGATGACTTTGGCATCATTCGGTGAGTGTGTAGCTTCTGGATTCAAGACTGACATGTTtcctcattgtgtttttttttatctgtctgtATATTGAGTTCTCGTATAAGCTATTCAACAATACTAAGATAGCTGTTAAGGAATTCAGTTGA from Betta splendens chromosome 7, fBetSpl5.4, whole genome shotgun sequence encodes:
- the LOC114858208 gene encoding glucose-6-phosphate 1-dehydrogenase isoform X1, yielding MGTRASAEVPSRKSPDQTAFRRGATQTPPSEKMSSLPLSRSEVFGELRKELHDDEEFHQSDVHIFIIMGASGDLAKKKIYPTLWWLFRDGLLPEQTHFVGFARSDLTVDSIRSSCLPYLKVMDTEAERLSAFFSRNTYISGKYGDDASFSKLNKHILSLPGGAEGNRLFYLALPPTVYHDVTKNIKHHCMSTKGWNRVIVEKPFGHDLQSSEELSTHLSSLFTEDQIYRIDHYLGKEMVQNLMVLRFGNRIFGPIWNRDSVACVVLTFKEPFGTQGRGGYFDDFGIIRDVMQNHLLQMLCLVAMEKPASTSSDDVRDEKVKVLKCIAPVTMSDVVLGQYVGDQEGEGEAKLGYLDDPTVPKGSTQATFATAVLYVHNERWDGVPFILRCGKALNERKAEVRLQFTDVPGDIFGDQCRRNELVVRVQPNEAVYAKMMSKKPGVYFSPEETELDLTYKSRYKDVKLPDAYERLILDVFCGSQMHFVRSDELREAWRIFTPLLHQIDKEKPKPIPYKYGSRGPTEADDLSKRVGFRYEGTYKWVNPL
- the LOC114858208 gene encoding glucose-6-phosphate 1-dehydrogenase isoform X2 — translated: MGTRASAEKMSSLPLSRSEVFGELRKELHDDEEFHQSDVHIFIIMGASGDLAKKKIYPTLWWLFRDGLLPEQTHFVGFARSDLTVDSIRSSCLPYLKVMDTEAERLSAFFSRNTYISGKYGDDASFSKLNKHILSLPGGAEGNRLFYLALPPTVYHDVTKNIKHHCMSTKGWNRVIVEKPFGHDLQSSEELSTHLSSLFTEDQIYRIDHYLGKEMVQNLMVLRFGNRIFGPIWNRDSVACVVLTFKEPFGTQGRGGYFDDFGIIRDVMQNHLLQMLCLVAMEKPASTSSDDVRDEKVKVLKCIAPVTMSDVVLGQYVGDQEGEGEAKLGYLDDPTVPKGSTQATFATAVLYVHNERWDGVPFILRCGKALNERKAEVRLQFTDVPGDIFGDQCRRNELVVRVQPNEAVYAKMMSKKPGVYFSPEETELDLTYKSRYKDVKLPDAYERLILDVFCGSQMHFVRSDELREAWRIFTPLLHQIDKEKPKPIPYKYGSRGPTEADDLSKRVGFRYEGTYKWVNPL